The genomic region aggccttggttcgatccctggtcgggtaactagatcccacctgccacaactaaatgATCCTGCATACCAttactaagacccggtgcagccaaataaataaatgagtggaaGTGATTGGGAAGGTGTGCCGAATTTATAAATTAAGGTTTTCCTGAAGATATCGTTTTTAATGACAACAACTTTTCAACTATCCAACACTAGGAGACTGATTAGAAGTTTGGCTCTGatggttttttttaagtttcttctttGAGCTCctttgattgatttttattttctaacaggAAGGCATTATTTTGATAATCATCATAAAGCTACTTTTACTTTGCTAAGAAGTCCAGTACTGCAGAGCGATTTTCCCCTTATCTGATCATTTGCCCAGGTTGGGAGCGTGATGAGCAGCCCCAGGCAGGACACATGCCAATTCTTCAAGCCATGATCTGCTTCccactttaaaaggaaaaacaagcctCTTTATTAGTCAGATGACCTGGTGGCTCTGCCATCGGATTCTGTAGAGGagagatctcctggaggtggACAGAAAGGGAGACCCCCGTGAAGAGGGACTCTATGCAGGGAACCTGGGCAGCTGGTGAATGACAATGAGGGTGAGGGCGATGGGAAGGCAGGGCCCAGAGCTGTTATAATATAGACATGAGTGCATGGAAATGAGCATTGTTTCAGGCACCTCAATTCGCTGTATTTTCACTACCGGCTGTATTTAGTAAAATAGGAAAATGTCAATGTTGTGCCATTTCCTCACTTCCAGGTAAACACCGGGCCCGGCTTGAGCAGCCGGATCTCAGCTCACTACCGCCCCCTCGTGTTAGATGGGGCACCCGGAAGGGACAGgtgcagaaaagaaaggaaattgttCTGGAGAAAAATCCATCTGAGAAGGGAACTGCGAAGATTCAGCCTGGCCCTAGAGACGGTGGGGCAGCATCCACACATCCCTTGAGAAATCCCTCACAAGTGAGGGTTCTATGGTCAAGAAATGTGGGAAACGCAACCCaccatattttctctttcagattccTGATGCATTTTAGCAAATAAAAGTCATTGGAAAGTTCTGcaacaaaaaacttttttattattacaacttttattctgaaaaactaatttttctttttttctttatattttttattttttattgaaagataattgctttacagaattttgttttctgtcaaacctcgacatgaatcagctataggtatatcccttcccttttgaacttccttcccatcttcctccccatcccaccactctagattgatacagagcccctttTTACACtgataatgtaagtttccctgttacttttcccatacatctcaccctctcctccccgctccccatgtccataagtctattctctatgtctgtttctccattgctgccctgtaaataagttcttcagcaccatttttctagattctgtatgtatgcattagaatacaatatttatttttttctttctgagtcacttcactctgtataataggttctaggtcatcaaaaaaatctcttaaaaaatttaactttccCCAACGTCTGTGGTCATAGGATCCTTTTACAAATGAAGTCTGTTAGCCCTGGGAAATAACATTCCATGGTACACATGTTGGGAACCACTGCTAAAATGGAGCCATGGCTGAGGAAGACTGGGCTGTTCTAGAACTGatccagagaaagagaagtaaGGTGGTCATTCTGGTGCTCATACTGGGGCCTCAGGAGCTGGGCATTCTCTTCCTTTCAGAATCCTGCTGGCTGGGTCACAGGGTGacgatggtgatgatggtggtggtcgGGGTGCTGGTGGTGATGAGAGCCCATGCATAGTGCTTATTCTgtgtttgctgtttagtcactcatttgtatctgactcttctgcgaccccatggactgtagcctgtaaggctcccctgttcatgggatttcccaggcaagaatactcgagagagttgtcatttcctcctccaagggatcttcccaacccaaggatcaaaccagcatcccctgaattgcaggtgaattctttaccactgagccaccagggacttgCTTCTCCTACACCAGATATTGTTCTAAGCCATTTAtaaattaactcattttattCTAACCATCTGTAGGAAAGGTACTAATTTTTAGATATAAAAAATGAAGCTGAACTCATTCATAGCTGGTGGGAAGATACTATTGGTACCTCCAGTTTAGAAGACAGTTGGGTGTGTCTCCCAGGCCGCTGTACAGTTTGTGACATGTTTAAATCAAAATAACACCTTCAGGGCCACCCACGGGGCCTCCTGATGGCCTGAGGGGGCTATTTCTTCAGATAAGAGGCTTCCTGAGAGGCCCACCGGTCTCAGGTGAGATTCCCAGAGGTGGATACTGAGGGGGGTGAGGATGGTGTGGTGGCTGGCTGCAGCCTGCTTCTCCTTCTGAAGGGAGCACCGTCATCCAGCCTGGGGGACCCCACCTGAAGCTGGTCTGGGGACTGGGCGCTGGGCACCACCTCTGGCTCTGCCCCCAGCACCTCTCAGGGTTGACGTGGGAACTTCCTCTCGTggcggggagggggtgctgcCCGCGAACTGCACAGCAGCCTGGGCGGGCCAGAGCTGGGTGGGCACCGTGTGTGGGAGACCTTCCTCCCCAGGACAGGGGTGTGAGGCCCTCAGAGGCCATCCTGAAAACAGAGGGGAGATGTGAATATTTCTTGGTTTTGTTCACTTACTTGTCGACTAGATGCCACTCCCTCCCTGTCACAAGAAGGTCTGTCTGGGTCACTCATGGGTCACCAGGTCTGAAAGCAGAGATcacacccccacacccacccctcccctgtcCCAGGTCCCCTCACCACATGGCTGCCCGTCTTCCTGGTATCGGCTCAGAAGCTCCTGGGCTCCACCCCTGCTGGCTCTACAGACTCCTGGCCAGGCCAGGCCCAGGTCCCCGTATGGGTCCCTGGAAGGGATCAGTGGGGGACACAGTGTCTTGAGGGCCAGACCTGGGCAAACAGGGCTGGTGACATATCTGGGCCCTACTGCCCACCTCCCAGGACCTTCCTCCTCCGTCCTGCCCTCTCCACCTTCAGGGGACTAACTCTGGCCCAGAGGGAGCTCCCTGGTCTCGTCTGCCCAGGACAACACTGGGTCTGACATAAGCCTCCCAAgccaagcctatggtttttccaggagtcatgtatggatgtgagagctggaccaaaagaaggctgagcgccgaagaattgatgctttcaaattgtggtgctggagaagactcttgagagtcctttcaTAAATGATCTTTCCGATTGAACTAACCTGAAAGGATTTTGTTGTTTGCAAGCAAAACCCACATAGCACAGATGGGTGGACAATGATTTAGGAGTTAAGGAGTCGTCTTGGAGTGGACGGGACGCGAGTGACCATGAGGGTGTCCAGGAAGCCACCCTGGGCCACCGAAAGTGCGGCAAGGTGTCAACTTGAACATATACACTTTTATTAACAAAGGGGACAGAAGGGGACTGGGCCTGACTCAGCAGATGGCCCCAACTCTCGCGGGCCGTTGGCTGGGCTCAGGCCAGCTGCAGGAATGGGAGAGCCCagagcagaggaaggagcagcagcaggaggcaggggtcCAGCCTGCAAGTGTTGTTTTTGGCCAAAACCTCTCGGATCCACTTGTAGTGCGCACTGACATTGGTGTAGACACCCGGCCGGTTGGGCCTACCGCAGCCCACTCCCCAGCTCACGACTCCAACTTGATACCACAGCCCTTTCTTTTCACAGACCAAGGGCCCACCTGAGTCACCCTGGGGACCAGCATGGGTGAGCCCAGCCTGGGGTGGCGCAGGAGGGGTGAGCAGAGAGGCTGGGAGAGCAGGAGGGGCTGTGGAGCCAGGCAGACGGGGTGCAaatcccacccctcccctccacagAAGTGagcaagcctcagtttctgcatctgcaaAGCGGAACAGTCGTCCCTACCCCCGCCCCCAGGGTGGACACAAGGCCCAAATGGAGGGCAGGGATGCAGGGTGTTTTCtggccgggggggtggggggtgcctgGGGTGATGAGGTACTACAGGCCCAGAAGCGCGAGCTGGGGACGGGAGGGACACTCACAAAGCAGGAATCCTTGCCACCTTGAGGGTCACCAGCGCAAATCATGTCTCCCCAGATGTCAGTGCGGAAATCGGGCATTGAGAACAGGTGATTACACATGGTGGTGTTTATGATCCCGACCTGCACTTCCTGGAGGGTGTAGGGATATGGCAGACCTGCCGAGGAGTAGAGGGAACAGAGAAAGATGGTGTCCTGAGCCTCTCCTCTGCCATCAGAATGGCACAGGCTATGAAGGCACGCGGCGGGGGGACCCTGGGACACCCACAGTACCTGGGACATTGTCCTTGACTCCTCTGCTCTAGCCCAGCACCCAGCACGTGGTGGGTGATGAACACACCACGGAAGGGCCTAGAGGAGGGACAGGCTGTTATAGTTTCCCTCACTGTAGCCTACAGACAACAGGCCCTGTTCCAGCCCCCGCTCCAGCCCCTGGAGAGAGACCTTAGCACGTCCAGGGTGGGGCTGGTGCAGCTGGGACAGTTTAGGATCTGCACAGTCCAGCGCCCAGTGCCTGCGGACGTGGGGCAGCCTGGCGCACTCTCTCTCCCCCTGCAACGCGCCTGTCCAGCCTGAGCCCAGAGCTCTACCAGGCGCTCCTGCAGCACTCCTGGGATGCAGTGCAATCAGCCTCCGTCTCAGGTAAGGAAAGATTCAGGAGGAAGGTCACCCTCCCCCAATCCTGGCAAAGTACCAGGAGCCGCCAGAGCCAAATATGAACCCGTGCatgctaagttatttcagtcgtgtccaactctttgcaaccctatggaccataacccaccaggttcctctgtccatgggattctctaggcaagaatactcgagtgggttgccatgacctactccagggggtcttcccaacccagggatcaaacctgggtctcttacgtctcctgcataggtcagtgggtcctttaccactagaaccCCCTGAGAAGCCCTGATACGAACCCAGGCCTGTCCAGAGTCTAGACCTGAATCACCTCCTTGTCCTGCAGAGGATGGTGACCCCATTAGCACTGAAAGCTGGTGAGGCAATCGTTTCTTGGCTGCCAGGCTCTCTGCTAAGTCCTCACATAGGAATGCTTTTAAGCCTCAGAACTAGCCTCTCTGGTGGGAACTattattaccccattttacagatgaggaaggtgAGGCAGAGTGAGATGAAGTGCTTTGCCCAAGGTTTCCCCACTAGTACAGAGTACATCAGCTCTGGGGGTGGGGTCAAGAGGTCACCTTCTACCTGTGGGAGTGAGGGTTCAGATGGCGCTGGGTGTGATCGCCTgtcagctgggggaggggcagtgtcAGCCTGGCTGGGTCGCTCAGCTCATGGCCGTCCAGCCCTTTGGACCCAAGAAGTCTACACTGGGGCACTTTCTCCAGCCCCCTGCGGTGCAAGAAAAGGATGGGGCAGGTCTCCAATCGACTCCCCTCTCCTCGCTGGCAATGCCAGGTGTGTGGCTGGCTACCCTCTCTGGGCCAAGGAGTCCTGGCTTCTCCATGGATCCCCAGGGCCTGGGAAACTCTCCAGGCCTCTCCGGGCTTCCTCGTCTGTAAAGCAGGCATAAAGATGCTGCCAGCCTCTAGGCAGGCAGACTTCAGAAGGAAGTGAGTCCTTGGAGCCCAGAACCGTGTTGGGACACACGGTGCACCAGGGGAGCGTGGTCTATCACGGCTGCTGTGGTTGAGGGCAAGGCAGGGCCGCAATAGGCCAGGGAGCAGCGTGACCCGCAGTTTAACCCCTGAGCCCCTCTGGGGGGCCTGGGCCCAGCGGTTTCAAGGGACTCGTGGGTGAGAGAGAAATGGGTGGCagctaatggcaacccactccagtgctcctgcctggaaaatcccatggatggaggatcccagtaggctacagtccatggggtcacaaagagtcggacatgactgagcgacttcacttttcactttcactaatgcCAGCACACGGAGCCCCGCAGATATTGAGTGGGAACAAGGCTGGAGCGAGGCTCGAAGTTTCaaggagagagaatgaatgagCTGGCACTCCCAGGGGGGAGGGCTCCCCACTCCCACCGTCCCTGTCAGTGCagaaggggtgggggagctggagtgggaggctggatggagggggtgaggggagaacCCTGCTGGGGTAGAAAGAAGGGTTTCCTGAAACACACCCCCCTCTCCCCCCGCAGCACCCAACAGACACCCAGCAGGCTGGGGGTGCTAGCCTGGGTCTTCCTCTCTGGTTTCTGGCTCATAATCTCCAAAAGAGAAGGGAGATTTAGGCTTTCTTAGGGTACAGAAAGCCCTGCTCTACGGGCGAGGGGCAAGAGTGGAGAGCCAGCGTGGAGAGAGCACTGAGCAGGCTGCCCGCGTGAGGCTGGCGCAGCTAGAACCCGCGGGCGACGACACTGCCACCCTCGCCTGGCCCAGACGCGGCTGTCCCCAGACTCACTCAGCTCTTCTTCAACGTCGCCCCAGCCGGTCACCCAGCAGTCACTTCTGTTCTCAAACTCGGAGATGGAGGCCACGACACAGATGGGCTGGATGTACTTAGTGTAGGTGACCGAGGAGGACAGCTTCACCAGGGCGATGTCATACACCGGAGCTCCCAGATAGAAGGGGCTCAGGAAAATCCGATCCACATTGTAACGGTTGTAGTAGGCTTGCAAGTTCCAAATGGATGGTGTGGCAGACAGCTCCCCAAACTGAACCGACCAGTCAAAGGGATCTTGGTTGCTATTAAGGGAGGAGAAAGCCCTCAGGGGTCTTCAGAGGGAGGGTGGGCCACCCCAGCACACCCGGGGCTGCTCCCTGAGCTGAGAACGCGGGGACGCTGCCCTGCTCACCCAGGACCCCATTAGCAGGTCCTCCTTCCACAAAGAGGCCAGGGTAGAAACGGGGAGAGCCCCGAGAGCCCCAACCAAAGTTGCACACACGGGGACTTGGGGCAGGAAGGTGCCTCCCCTGCCAGCTCATCTGGCCGGTCACTCAGCCACCTGTCGCCTCCAGGGCCCTCCTCTTAAGGGGACCAGCAGGTTCACCAGGGTCACACAGGCTGGGCTCCAAACAGCTTCGGGGGCCACTGACCCCACCAGCCGGGCTCCTGTCCAGCACTTACCTCAGCTCATTCCTCCCCCGGGGGCACACCTCCgctgggaggtggggtgaggaAGGTGGAGGCTGGAGGTGCCATTTGGGGACAAATGAAGCGAGAAAGAGAACAGGACACACAAATGTTCCGGAAGAAACCGCACAGGTTCTCGCGCCCGTGTGCAACGGGCTgcagcccagcctggggctcAGGAGCACACGAGGGTCGCAGCCACGTGGGACATGCGCGCTGCGTCCTGGCACAGACCCGGGACGCGGGGTCAGCCggccccctgcccccagactCACTTTTCAAAGCAGTGCGCGGCGGAGAGCACCCAGCGGCGGTTGAGCAGGCTCGCTCCGCAGAAGTGGGAGCCCCACAGACGCAGGCTGCCCTGCCACGGCCAGTGCCCGAGCGCTGAATCCCTTCCACCCACTATGCGTGTTGGGATGACCCGTTGGCCACAAGGCCCTGGGATGGACAGACGGACACCAGGCTGAGCTGCAGGAGGCAGGCTCATCCTGCCCACCCTCATCTTTGGGGTGCGCGAAGGGAAGGGGCTCCCGGGGGAACCGCGCGTCCTGGGGTCGTGCCACCCAGGAAGTGTCGAACGCTGGGGACCCGCCCCTCGTGGCCCGCGGGCGCCCGCCCCATCCTGCGCCCCGGCACCCCGGGGCCCATCAGTTACATGAGAGCATCGACGAGTTCTGAAAACctggagggggagagggaaagcTGAGGCGCCCTTAGCGCTCGGGCCCACGAGCCCTCCGCGGGGAAGCGCCTCCCGCACGCCTTACCTGGAAGCAGCAGGTCCTTGTCCCGAAAGGCTGGGGGCAGGAGACGAGATGAGCTCCCCCCTGCCTCCTCGCGCCCCAGTCGCCCCAGTCACCCCGGCTCGCGCCCGCAGCCCTCGCCCGAGCTCACCCTGCTCGGCGATTTCGATTCGCACCAGCAGCAGCGCCAGCAGCTGCGCCGCCCCCTGCGGGCGCATGGCCTCGCCCCCCGCCGCCCAGGCGCCCTCTCTGATCCCACCCGCTCCAGGGCCCCGCTGAGCGCCCCCTGGGGGAGAGGGAGCCGCGGGAACCCTGGGCGCCCCCGCCGGGCCGTCGATCTGGCTGGTCCAAGGTTTGTTTGGGTACCTGGGACGTCACAGTGCCCGGCTTTGAGCTTGTTACTGGGACTGGTCCCCAACGACGTACCTTGCTGTGGCCCGGGAACCGGTGCGAGCAGCCGACCCCTCTCTCGTCCGCCACGCTGGGGGCCTGGCCGCCCCCTGCTGCCCTCTGTACTAGCCGCTCCTTCCTCTAGCAAGGACCAAGGACCTGG from Odocoileus virginianus isolate 20LAN1187 ecotype Illinois chromosome 33, Ovbor_1.2, whole genome shotgun sequence harbors:
- the LOC110148439 gene encoding testisin-like isoform X1 produces the protein MRPQGAAQLLALLLVRIEIAEQAFRDKDLLLPGFQNSSMLSWPCGQRVIPTRIVGGRDSALGHWPWQGSLRLWGSHFCGASLLNRRWVLSAAHCFENNQDPFDWSVQFGELSATPSIWNLQAYYNRYNVDRIFLSPFYLGAPVYDIALVKLSSSVTYTKYIQPICVVASISEFENRSDCWVTGWGDVEEELSLPYPYTLQEVQVGIINTTMCNHLFSMPDFRTDIWGDMICAGDPQGGKDSCFGDSGGPLVCEKKGLWYQVGVVSWGVGCGRPNRPGVYTNVSAHYKWIREVLAKNNTCRLDPCLLLLLLPLLWALPFLQLA
- the LOC110148439 gene encoding testisin-like isoform X2 — encoded protein: MRPQGAAQLLALLLVRIEIAEQAFRDKDLLLPGFQNSSMLSWPCGQRVIPTRIVGGRDSALGHWPWQGSLRLWGSHFCGASLLNRRWVLSAAHCFENNQDPFDWSVQFGELSATPSIWNLQAYYNRYNVDRIFLSPFYLGAPVYDIALVKLSSSVTYTKYIQPICVVASISEFENRSDCWVTGWGDVEEELSLPYPYTLQEVQVGIINTTMCNHLFSMPDFRTDIWGDMICAGDPQGGKDSCFKGLWYQVGVVSWGVGCGRPNRPGVYTNVSAHYKWIREVLAKNNTCRLDPCLLLLLLPLLWALPFLQLA
- the LOC110148439 gene encoding testisin-like isoform X3 yields the protein MRPQGAAQLLALLLVRIEIAEQAFRDKDLLLPGFQNSSMLSWPCGQRVIPTRIVGGRDSALGHWPWQGSLRLWGSHFCGASLLNRRWVLSAAHCFENNQDPFDWSVQFGELSATPSIWNLQAYYNRYNVDRIFLSPFYLGAPVYDIALVKLSSSVTYTKYIQPICVVASISEFENRSDCWVTGWGDVEEELSLPYPYTLQEVQVGIINTTMCNHLFSMPDFRTDIWGDMICAGDPQGGKDSCFAGPLPPAAAPSSALGSPIPAAGLSPANGPRELGPSAESGPVPFCPLC
- the LOC110148439 gene encoding testisin-like isoform X4 translates to MRPQGAAQLLALLLVRIEIAEQAFRDKDLLLPGFQNSSMLSWPCGQRVIPTRIVGGRDSALGHWPWQGSLRLWGSHFCGASLLNRRWVLSAAHCFENNQDPFDWSVQFGELSATPSIWNLQAYYNRYNVDRIFLSPFYLGAPVYDIALVKLSSSVTYTKYIQPICVVASISEFENRSDCWVTGWGDVEEELSLPYPYTLQEVQVGIINTTMCNHLFSMPDFRTDIWGDMICAGDPQGGKDSCFPLCSPLLRHPRLGSPMLVPRVTQVGPWSVKRKGCGIKLES